From Stenotrophomonas nitritireducens, the proteins below share one genomic window:
- a CDS encoding DsbE family thiol:disulfide interchange protein — MNSPSPNSSHRLPPVAIVLGVLFFLGLMGLMLYGVSRSGQPDRDSLPSALLNKPAPAFSLPVLHDPSVHVTDKQLRGAPYLLNVWGSWCPTCRDEHPILTRFAETKRVRVIGYNWKDEPSEALRWLEQLGNPYMVVLADQDGRTALDWGIAAAPETFLVDGSGIVRWKYSGAITQEVMDQQLIPALEKVEAAAGGSRGAPDFGATR, encoded by the coding sequence ATGAATAGTCCCTCACCCAACTCCTCCCATCGGTTGCCGCCGGTCGCCATCGTCCTTGGCGTGCTGTTCTTCCTCGGCCTGATGGGCTTGATGCTGTACGGCGTCAGCCGCTCCGGCCAACCGGACCGCGACAGCCTGCCCTCGGCCCTGCTCAACAAGCCGGCACCGGCGTTTTCATTGCCGGTGCTGCACGACCCCAGCGTGCACGTCACCGACAAACAACTGCGCGGCGCGCCCTATCTGCTCAATGTCTGGGGCAGCTGGTGCCCGACCTGCCGCGATGAACACCCCATCCTGACCCGCTTTGCCGAAACCAAGCGCGTGCGCGTGATCGGCTACAACTGGAAGGACGAGCCCAGCGAAGCGCTGCGCTGGCTTGAGCAGCTGGGCAACCCGTACATGGTGGTACTGGCCGACCAGGATGGCCGCACCGCACTGGACTGGGGCATCGCCGCCGCGCCGGAAACCTTCCTGGTCGACGGCAGCGGCATCGTGCGCTGGAAGTACAGCGGCGCCATCACCCAGGAAGTCATGGACCAGCAGCTGATTCCGGCATTGGAAAAAGTCGAAGCGGCAGCGGGCGGGTCGCGCGGCGCACCCGACTTTGGAGCCACCCGATGA
- a CDS encoding cytochrome c-type biogenesis protein, producing MKAWAGMLLWLCLAFTASAQPAGDPSPLHYRDRAEEVRFHALTAELRCVQCQNQSLADSNAQIAHDLRREVLKLMQEGRTDAQIKQFLVERYGEFVLYRPQLEASTALLWFGPGLLLLAGAVLLVLHVRRRGRAVPVATNDDTSQEEREW from the coding sequence ATGAAAGCCTGGGCTGGCATGTTGCTGTGGCTGTGCTTGGCGTTCACCGCCAGCGCACAACCGGCCGGCGACCCCAGCCCGCTGCATTACCGCGACCGCGCCGAGGAAGTGCGTTTCCACGCACTGACCGCGGAGCTGCGTTGCGTGCAATGCCAGAACCAGTCGTTGGCCGATTCCAACGCGCAGATCGCCCACGACCTGCGCCGCGAAGTACTCAAACTGATGCAGGAAGGCCGCACAGACGCACAGATCAAACAGTTCCTCGTCGAGCGTTACGGCGAGTTCGTGTTGTACCGCCCGCAGCTGGAAGCCAGCACAGCGCTGCTCTGGTTCGGGCCTGGCCTGCTGTTGCTGGCCGGCGCGGTGTTGCTGGTCCTGCATGTACGCCGCCGGGGCCGCGCGGTGCCTGTTGCCACCAATGACGACACCAGCCAGGAAGAACGCGAATGGTGA
- a CDS encoding tetratricopeptide repeat protein: MVNAGFLAGAGLLAVLATGITLWPLWRAGKRRVWGSLVAMALVATLGLYQWLGTPAALQAHAEAAAAPQTIEEGIAQLQAALEQNPERVDGWVLLARSQLEIGKVADAAASYQRAAQLAPDEPMLLIEAAQTRAQANPAFLFDVTAQQWLVHARQIAPDNERAIWLTGIVQRQQGQNELAAQTWESLLSRLEPAAASALQEQIDIARGKTPSTAHATAAASTPASGGGNSITVTVSLAPALAARAASGKETLFVIARIPGGPPMPVAVERHPAQSAPLTVTLDDADSPMPTQKLSALQEVEVFARLSASGTAMRGEGDVESAPVKVKLPADKPMTITLGQ; encoded by the coding sequence ATGGTGAATGCTGGATTCCTGGCAGGTGCAGGACTGCTGGCCGTGCTTGCAACCGGCATCACCCTGTGGCCGCTGTGGCGCGCCGGCAAGCGGCGCGTCTGGGGAAGTCTGGTCGCCATGGCGCTGGTCGCCACGCTGGGCCTGTACCAGTGGCTGGGCACACCGGCGGCGCTGCAGGCACATGCCGAGGCCGCTGCTGCACCGCAGACCATCGAAGAAGGCATCGCCCAACTGCAGGCCGCATTGGAACAGAACCCCGAGCGTGTGGATGGCTGGGTGTTGCTGGCCCGCTCGCAGCTGGAGATCGGCAAGGTTGCCGATGCCGCCGCGTCCTACCAACGCGCCGCGCAGCTGGCCCCGGATGAACCGATGCTGCTGATCGAGGCCGCACAGACCCGCGCGCAGGCCAATCCCGCCTTCCTGTTCGACGTCACCGCACAGCAGTGGCTGGTCCACGCGCGACAGATAGCGCCGGATAACGAGCGCGCCATCTGGCTGACCGGCATCGTGCAACGCCAGCAAGGCCAGAACGAACTGGCCGCGCAGACCTGGGAAAGCCTGCTGTCACGGCTGGAACCCGCTGCCGCCAGCGCACTGCAGGAACAGATCGACATCGCCCGAGGCAAGACCCCGAGCACCGCCCATGCCACCGCCGCGGCAAGCACGCCTGCCAGTGGCGGCGGCAATAGCATCACCGTAACCGTAAGCCTGGCGCCGGCATTGGCCGCGCGCGCGGCCTCCGGTAAGGAAACCCTGTTCGTCATCGCCCGCATCCCCGGCGGTCCGCCGATGCCGGTGGCGGTCGAACGCCACCCGGCGCAAAGCGCGCCGCTGACGGTTACCTTGGATGATGCCGACAGCCCGATGCCGACGCAGAAGCTGTCGGCCCTGCAGGAGGTGGAAGTATTCGCCCGCCTGTCCGCCAGCGGCACCGCGATGCGCGGCGAAGGCGACGTCGAGTCGGCACCGGTCAAGGTCAAGCTGCCTGCCGATAAGCCCATGACGATCACGCTGGGTCAATAA